One Streptomyces sp. CG4 genomic window, AACCGGCCCGGCGCCTGGTCCGCCGACGGTCAGCATCCTCCTGCCGGTGCCGGAGGCCGGGCCGCCGGGCCGCCCGGTGCCGCCGGCGACAGTGGCGGGCGTACCGCCTGGGGTGTCGACCCCAGGGTGCCGGCGGAGGGTTCGGCCCAGCTGCCCGGGCAGGCCGGCCAGGCCGGGCATGCCGACGGCGCGGCCTCGGTCCCGCCGGCGGAGGACGACGAGCGGGATCCCAGCGGCACCTTCCTCTTCCGCCGCCCGGTCCCGGGGCCCGCGGCCGTCCAGGACGAGGGCACGATGACGTTCCGCCCGGTACCGGGCCAGGGCCGGCCGGGTGCGCAGGCGCCCGGCGGCCGGGCCGGAGGGCCGGGTGCGGTGGACCCGGGCTACGGCTCGCGGCCCTCGGCCGGCGCGCAGGCCGCCGGTGCGGAGGCCGGGGCGGGCCCCGGTTTCGGGCCGCACGGCTCGGGCGGCGCTCCCGGTACTCCCGGTGCTCCCGGTACGCCCGGCGCTCCCGGCCCGTCCGGTGGCTTCGGGCCGCAGGGGCCCGTCGGCGCGCCCACCCCGCCCGCCGCCGGGAACCCCTCGATCCCCGCCCCGCAGTCCGGGGGTCCCGGTTTCGGTGCCGGAAAGGCCGCCGCGTCACGTGCCGCCGCCGCGCAGGCACCGCAAGCAGCCCGCGCGCCGCAGGCAAGCCAGGCGCCGCAGGCCGCGCAGGCACCCCGAGGGGTGCAGCAGCCCCTGCAGTCCGCTCAGGCCGCGCCCGCCTCCGTGGTGCCCTCGGTGCCCGCGCAGGGCGGTGCCCCGGCCGCCCCGGTGACCAGTGGACCCGGTGGCGGTCAGACGTCCTGGGCGCAGCAGGTGCACCAGCTGGCCGGGGGCGCCGACGAGCAGCCCGTCGCGCCGTGGAAGCCGGTGGTGGAGGACCCGTTCCAGGCGGCCGCGCGCCGCCAGGCCGCCGCCCGTCCCGCCGGACTCGGCAAGCGGTTCGCCGCCCGGCTGATCGACACCCTGGTGGTGGGCGCGGTGACGGCCGCCGCCGCCGTACCGCTCGGCACCAAGGCTGTCGACCACGTCCAGCAGAAGATCGACGCGGCCAGGCTGTCCGGCCGTGAGGTCACCGTCTGGCTGCTCGACGGCACGACCGGCACCAGCCTCGGCATCGTGCTCGCCGTCCTGCTGCTCGTCGGCGTGGTGTACGAGGTGCTGCCGACCGCCAAGTGGGGCCGCACCCTCGGCAAGAAGCTGCTGGGGCTTCAGGTGCGGGACATCGAGGCGCACGAGCCCCCGGCCTTCGGCCGGGCACTGCGCCGCTGGCTGGTCTACAGCGTGCCCGGCCTGCTCGGCATCGGGATCGTGGGCGTGCTGTGGTGCCTGTTCGACCGGCCCTGGCACCAGTGCTGGCACGACAAGGCGGCCCACACCTTCGTCGCGGACTGACCGGACGAGGCGGCGGTTCCGAGGCGGCGGTACTCCGTACGGCCGCCCGTCGGATGCGGAGCCGGGGCGTTCGCGGTCCACTCGGGCCATGAGCAGTGAACCGCCCCCCGGCTCGGGAGAGCAGCCCCCCGAGGACGACCCGTTCAGGAAGCGGCCCCCGTCGGACCAGGGGTCGGGCTCGCCGTACGACACCCCGTCCGGCGGCGCCCAGCAGCCCCCACCACCCGGCGGCGGGGGCCCGCAACCGCCCCCCGGCGGCCCGCAACCGCCCCCGCCCCCCTACGGAGGCCAGCAGCCACCACCCCCCTACGGCGGTGGCCAGCCTCCTCCCTACGGCGGCGGCCCCTACGGCGGTGGCCCGGGCGGCTATCCCGGTGACCCGCTGGCCGGTATGCCCCCGCTCGCCGACAGCGGCAGACGCACGCTCGCGCGGATCGTCGACATGATCCTCGTCGGCATCGTCGTCTGGCTGCTCACCTGGGCGTTCGGCGTGCGCGAGTACCAGGTCAACGGCGACCACGTCGAGGTCGGCAAGTCCGTGGGCCAGTCCGTGATCGCGGCCGTGCTGTACGTCGCGTACGACACCTCCATGATGAGCAAGTACGGCCAGACCCTCGGCAAGAAGTGGCTCAACATGCGGGTGGCGAACCTGGACAACGGCGCCACGCCCTCGGTGCAGACCAACCTGATCCGCGCCCTGGTGCTCTGGGTGCCGTTCGCCTTCTGCTGCGCCTGCATCTGGACGGCGATCTGCGGCGGCTGGAGCTTCTTCGACAAGCCCTACAAACAGGGCCTGCACGACAAGGCGGCCAAGACGGTGGTGGTCACCACCGATTGAGACGCCGCTCTCCGCTCACGTATGAGCCGCTCAGAGCGCCGTGGACACCGGCTGCTCTTGAGGTGCGGACTCGACGGATCGGGTCGGTTCCTCGGCCGCCGGGGCCTTCGGCAAGGGCACCGTCATCGCGACGAGCAGCCCCAGGGCCAGCGCGGCGAGGGCGATGACGGTGACCCCGAGGCCCGAACTCGTCTGGGACAGCAGCAGCATGGCGAGCGTCGAGAAGATCACGGTGCACGAACCGTAAACGAGCTGTGCGGCAGTCGGACGAGGCATGGCAATCGTGTCCTCGGAAGTCTTCGGGCGGAGTGGGGGGTGCCATTCGACTCTCTTCGCGTGCATGCCCGAACCGGCCCCCTGGTAAGCGTGACCTAACCCACGGTACAGGTGCACGGGGGGCGCACAGGAAGCACGGCATACGTAAAGCGGACGTCAACTCCGCATAGTGCACACGAAGTGGCTGAGTCAAGGTCTGTCTTTTCTGCTAAACCTCAAGTCAAATTACGTCACTTGAAACACGCGCACGACCATGCACACCTGCGTGCAGCGCTAGAGGGGAACTCAAGTGACCAGCAGATCCTGGACGTTCAGAGCGGCCGCGG contains:
- a CDS encoding RDD family protein, with amino-acid sequence MSSEPPPGSGEQPPEDDPFRKRPPSDQGSGSPYDTPSGGAQQPPPPGGGGPQPPPGGPQPPPPPYGGQQPPPPYGGGQPPPYGGGPYGGGPGGYPGDPLAGMPPLADSGRRTLARIVDMILVGIVVWLLTWAFGVREYQVNGDHVEVGKSVGQSVIAAVLYVAYDTSMMSKYGQTLGKKWLNMRVANLDNGATPSVQTNLIRALVLWVPFAFCCACIWTAICGGWSFFDKPYKQGLHDKAAKTVVVTTD
- a CDS encoding RDD family protein; translated protein: MSAPTPAPGDDRPREGYYPDPSIPGYVRYWNGASWVPGTSRPAPKDGEPLTPPPGVRPATPAVEETGPHFFDEDPQPTPGGQNRPGAWSADGQHPPAGAGGRAAGPPGAAGDSGGRTAWGVDPRVPAEGSAQLPGQAGQAGHADGAASVPPAEDDERDPSGTFLFRRPVPGPAAVQDEGTMTFRPVPGQGRPGAQAPGGRAGGPGAVDPGYGSRPSAGAQAAGAEAGAGPGFGPHGSGGAPGTPGAPGTPGAPGPSGGFGPQGPVGAPTPPAAGNPSIPAPQSGGPGFGAGKAAASRAAAAQAPQAARAPQASQAPQAAQAPRGVQQPLQSAQAAPASVVPSVPAQGGAPAAPVTSGPGGGQTSWAQQVHQLAGGADEQPVAPWKPVVEDPFQAAARRQAAARPAGLGKRFAARLIDTLVVGAVTAAAAVPLGTKAVDHVQQKIDAARLSGREVTVWLLDGTTGTSLGIVLAVLLLVGVVYEVLPTAKWGRTLGKKLLGLQVRDIEAHEPPAFGRALRRWLVYSVPGLLGIGIVGVLWCLFDRPWHQCWHDKAAHTFVAD